GGCTTCATAAGTCGCATCCCGAGCAAGTTATCGGCCTCAAGGATAGCTCGGGCGATCTTGCCTTTTCCGCCGAGCTTGCACGCCGTCTGCCGACTCTTGACGTTTTTCCGAGTGCCGAGGGTGCGCTCGCCAAAGCACTCGATCACCGTTTCGCGGGCTGCATCTCGGCGACGGTGAACATCACCGCACCTTTCGCTGCGGAGGGGTGGAAGAGGCTCGGCACCCCGGCCAGCGCCAAATCCATCGCGGATGCGTCGGCGATACGCGAGGCGCTCAGCACCCTTCCCATTATCTCCTCAACCAAATGGGCGCTCGCCGATCTCTATGGCGACGCGAGTTGGCATCGATTGGCGCCTCCGCTCAGGACCCTCACGGCAGCCGAACAGGCCGCCCTTCGCACCGCACTTGCAAAGACGCGGTACCCCGAGCTTACCCGTTAGCGAGCAGCGGCTTCATCAGGGCGTAGCGGTCTCGCCTGGCTTCGAACCCGATGCCTCGCACATTCGACCGACGCACGCGACCATCGGCGACGAGGTAACCGTCGGCAAAGCCGCCGAATGTTGCGAACATGCCGGGGCAATCGCGGGTCAGATTGACTCTGCCGCCCCGACCATTATGCTTCGCCTCCGATCGCGTGCGACGCCGGCGTGATTGGAGGATCGTTCTTCGTGAGCTTTGAGCGATGATTGCGGGCAGTGCGGCACTTTCGCGCTTTACCGTTCTCGACCTCACGCGGGTCCGCGCGGGACCGACAGCCGTGCGCCAATTGGCCGACTGGGGTGCGCGCGTGATCAAGATCGAAGCGCCGGCGTCGATAGAGTCCGATGGCGATATGGGCGGCCCGCGCCACGGGTCGGACTTCCAAAACCTCCATCGCAACAAGCGCAGCATGGTCCTCAACCTCAGGGAGCCCGAGGGGGTCGAGGTCTTGCGCAAACTTGTGCTGCGAGCCGACGTGGTGGTCGAAAACTACCGCCCGGACGTGAAGACGCGACTTGGCATCGACTACGAAAGTCTCAAGGCAATCAACAAGCGCATCGTCTACGCAAGCATCTCCGGCTTCGGCCAGGACGGGCCCTATGCGGTGCGTCCTGGCTTCGACCAGATCGCACAAGGTATGGGCGGGCTCATGTCGGTGACCGGCCTGCCGGGTCAAGGGCCGGTGCGTGTCGGCATCCCGGTCGCGGATTTGAGCGCCGGTCTGTATTGCGCGATCGGCATTCTCGTGGCCCTCCTCGAACGAGAGGCGTCCGGCGAGGGCCAATGGGTCCGCACCTCTCTCCTCGAGGCCCAAATTGCGATGCTCGACTTTCAGGCGACACGGTGGCTCATCGGCCAGGAAGTCCCCGCCCAGGCCGGCAACGACCATCCGACAAGCATCCCGACGGGCGTCTTTCCGACCGCGGACGGTCACATCAATGTCGCGGCATCTGGCGACCGGATTTGGCTTCGGTTCTGCGCGGCCCTCGAAGCCGACGAGCTTGGCGAGCATCCGGATTACGCAACCGACGACGCCCGCTCGAAGAACCGCGCCGCCCTCAACGAGGCTATCGCCGAGCGTATGCGCCGACGGCCGAGCCGCGAGTGGATCGCGGCGTTCAACAAGGCCGGCGTGCCCTGCGGGCCGATCTATCGAATCGACGAGATGTTTTCCGATCCGCAAGTGGCGCATCTTGGGATGGTGGCGCATGTCGAACACGGCAAACTTGGCCCGCTCGATCTCGTGCGCAATGCCGCGAGCTTGAGCCGAACGCCAAGTCGAATCGAGGCCGCGTCGCCCGAGCGGGGCGAGCACACGGATGAAATCCTGGCCGAGTTCGGCTTCGATCGGTCTTCGATCGCAGCCCTTCGGCAAAAGGGCATCGTCTGAGCCTCATCGCGAACTGAAAAGGCCCACCTTGCCATGACAAGCGCCAAAATCACGGCTCGCCACGACGGCGCCATCGGTTGGTTGGTGATCGACAATCCCGAGCGCCGCAATGCCGTAACTTACGAAATGTGGGCGGCGATCCCCGAGGCGCTCGAAGGTTTTGCCCGTGACTTCGCGATTCGCGCGATCGTGGTGACCGGCTCGGGCGAGGAGGCGTTCGCATCGGGTGCGGACATTTCCGAGTTTGCCGAGCGGCGTGCGACGCCGGAAGCAGTCGCCCACTATAATGCAACGACGACGCACGCTCACGCCGCCCTCATCGAGATCGCGAAGCCGACAATCGCCATGATCCACGGCTTTTGCATTGGCGGCGGGCTCGCGCTGGCGCTCTGTTGCGACATCCGCATGGCGGCCGAAGGGTCACGGTTTGGCGTGCCGGCAGCGCGCCTCGGGCTCGGCTACCGCTATGACGGCGTGAAACGCCTCGTCGACCTGGTCGGGCCCGCCTATGCACGGGAGATTTTTTTCACCGCACGGCGCTTTGACGCGAAAGAAGCACTTCAGATGGGCCTCGTGAACGCCGTCCTACCGAAGGAGGCACTTGAAGCGGCGGTCAAGGAAACGGTCGATACGATTGCCGCGAACGCCCCACTCACGATCGCTGCCGCAAAGCTCGCGATCGAGGAGGCGCTCAAGGACCCGGCCGAACGCGACCTCGCCAGCGTCGACGAGGCAGTCGAAGCATGCTTCAAGAGTCAGGACTATATCGAGGGCCGGCAGGCCTTCGTCGAAAAGCGCCGTCCGAAATTCCGCGGCGTTTGACGACCGAGTCTTGGCCGCTCCTGCGCGCGAAGCTCCGTTAAATCATTACCTCGACAAGGAACGGGCCTTCTGCCGCGACGCCAGCGCGGAAGGTGCTGACGAGTTCGTCGACCGTGGTGGCCCGTCGGGCTTCGACTCCCATGCCCTTGGCAAGCTGAACCCAGTTGAGATCGGGATTTCCAAGGCTCAGCATGTCGAGAGCCTTGGGACCCGGATTCTGGGCGCCAACGCTCGCAAGCTCGCCACGCAGGATGGCATAGGAGCGGTTTGCCCAAATGAGCGTCAATACGTTCAAGCCGTAGCGCGCCTGGGTCCACAGGGCTTGGAGCGTGTACATCCCGCTCCCGTCGGCCTCGAGGCTGATGACCTTGCGCCCGGGACAAGCGACCGCCGCACCGGTCGCAAGCGGGATTCCCAGTCCGATGGCACCCCCTGTGAGCTGCAGCCAGTCGTGTGGCGGGGCAGCCCGCGTCTGGGGAAAGAAGCCGCGTCCCGTCGTGACCGACTCGTCGCACACAATGGCGTCCTCGGGCAACAAGGAGCCAAGCGCGGCAGCGACCGCATCCGGTGCGATCGCACCACCCGTTGGCACTGCCGGCCGAACCGCATCGCCCACGGGCGGCGGCACTTTTGCGGCACCGACGGCGTCTGCAAGGGCGACAAGTGCCGCCCGCACGTCGTGGTGTGCCGTGGCAAGCGTTTGTATGTCGCACCCGGGCGGCGTCAGCACACTCGGCTTGCCGGGATAGCCGAAAAACGCGACCGGCGGCCTTGCCGACACCAGAATAACGTGCCGAAATTCCTTGAGGACGGTCAACGCCTGATCGACGGGATAGGGCACGCGGTCAAGGGCGGTGCGTCCGGCACCCCGCGCCATTCGGGCGTTGGAAGTTGGCGCCATGAGGCGCGCGCCCGTCTTTGCAGCGATTCGACCGGCGAGCCCGAGTGCTTCTGCGCGGAGAGCCTTGCCGCCCAGCAGGATCAGGCTCGGTTCGCCCGAGCGCAGAATGCGGGCGGCGGCATCGATCGTGGCACCGTCCACAGCCATCTCGGGTGCGACTTCGGGCACGGCAGCGATGCCATTGCCAGGGTTCCACGCCGTATCGGCGGGCAAGATCAGGGTTGCGACCTGGCCGGGTGGCGTGCGCGCGGCTGCGATAGCCGCGGCACCGTCGCTCGCCACGATCCGGGAATCCATCGCCGTGCGGACCCAGCCCGAAACGGGCCGCGCCAGGCCCTCGATGTCGGAGGTCAACGGCGCATCGTAGGCGCGATGATAGGTCGCATGCTCGCCGACGATATTGACCATCGGCGTCTGCGCACGTTTTGCATTGTGCAGATTGGCGATGCCATTACCGAGACCGGGTCCCAGGTGAAGCAAAGTCGATCCGGGCTTCTCGGCCATACGGGCGTAACCGTCCGCAGCCCCTGTGGCACCGCCCTCGAAGAGACAGAGGATACATCGCATGCCGTCGACCTTGTCGAGGGCGGCGACGAAATGCATCTCGGACGTACCCGGGTTCGTGAAACAAACATCGACCCCGCCCGCCACGAGCGTCCGCACCAGGCTCTCGGCTCCGTTCATTTCGTGCGCCATCGAAGCATACTCAGCCGGCCCGCCGGGCATTGCCGATCGCCTGCCAGATCCGCTCCGGCGTTGCTGGCATGTCGATATGGCGGATCTTGAAGCCGGACAACGCGTCGACGACCGCGTTCATCACGGACGGAAGCGCCCCGGCACAGCCGGCCTCGCCGCATCCCTTGACGCCAAGCACGTTCGTCTTGGCCGGCACGGGATGGCTCGCGAATTGAAAACTCGGCGTGTCCGAAGCGCGCGGCAGTGCGTAATCCATGTAGGATCCGGAAAGAAGCTGGCCATCCGAATCGTAGACGGTTCTCTCCATGAGCGCCTGCCCGATGCCCTGCACGACACCGCCGTGGGCCTGCCCTTCAACCAGCATCGGATTGATGATCGTGCCAAAGTCATTGACCATCGTGTATTTGACGACTTCGGCGACGCCGGTGTCCGGATCGATTTCGACCTCCGCGACATGACAGCCATTTGGAAAAACGGACGCCACTCCGTCAGATACGTGGCGCACATCGAGCGTGCGCGGCAATTCGTCGGGCAACGCCAATCCGGCACGAAGCTTCTCCGCCAGTTCCATGAGGCCGATCGACCGGTCGGTTCCAGCGATCGTGAACCGCCCGTCGGCGAATTCAATGTCCACAACGGCCGCCTCGAGCACAAAGGCGGCAATCGCCTTACCTTGGGCGATGACCTTCTCGCCGGCTTCGACGATCGCCGTACCGCTCGTCGCCATCGATTTGGACCCGCCGGTACCGCCACCCACGAGCAGCTCGTCGCTGTCGCCTTGGAGGAGGCGAATGCGGTCGAAGGGAATCCCGAGCCTTTGGCTCATGACTTGCGCAAACGGCGTCGCGTGACCCTGGCCGTAATCGAGCGTGCCGGTGATAATCGTGACACTGCCGTCGTCCTCGAAGCGGATGCCGCCCATCTCCTTGCCCTGCGGCGCCGTCACTTCCAGATAGTTGCCGATCCCACGTCCGCGCAGTTTGCCGCGTCGGCGGCTATCGATCCGACGAGCTTCGAATCCGGCCCAATCGGAGGTGACGACCGCGCGATCGAGGATCGCCGTGAAGTCGCCTCCGTCATAGACCATGCCGGAGGGCGCCTTATAGGGCATCTCGGCCGGCTTGATGTGATTGCGCCGACGAAGCTCGATCCGGTCCATGCCGAGTTCAGCCGCCGCGGAGTCAACGAGACGCTCCATGAAATAGTTCGACTCCGGCCGGCCCGCTCCCCGGTAGGCACTCACCGGCGTGGTGTTGGTCAAGACGCATTTTGTCGCCACTTCGATCAACGGGGTCTTGTAGACGCTCACCGTATTCTTCACGAAATTGACCGTCGGCATGAGCGGCGCCACCGTCGCGAGATAGCCACCCATGTCGGCGTAAGAGGTAAGGCGTACGGCGAGAAAATTGCCCGCGGCGTCGAGGGCCAGCTCCGCCGTGACGTCATGGGCCCGGCCATGCTGATCGGAGAGAAAGCTTTCCGAACGCTCATCCGTCCACTTGATTGGCCGTCCGAGCTCGCGTGCGGCATGGAAAAGGCATGTGTATTCCGGATAGGCCGAGGCCTTCATGCCAAACGATCCGCCGACATTACCGGTCAGCACACGGACCTTTTCGGGCGGCACGCCCAGGATATCGCCTGCAAGCTGCATCTTGAGACCGTGGACGCCCTGACAGCCGACGTGCAAAGTCCACCGGTCTGCAGCACGGTCGTACTCCCCGACCGCCGAACGCGGCTCCATGGCGCAGACGACAAGACGATTGTTGATGAGCGAAAGCCGGGTAACGTGAGCAGCACTCGCAAACGCCGCCGCGACCTTCTCAGGGTCGCCATAAAGATAATCGAGCACAACATTCGTGGGCAAATCGTCATAAAGGAGAGGTGCGCCCGGTTCCGCCGCTGCGTGCACATCCGTTACGGCGGGAAGCGGATCGATGTCGACCGTCACCGCTTCCGCGGCGTCCTTGGCCTGCGACGGACTCTCTGCCACCGCGAACGCGATGGGATCGCCCACGAAGCGGACCCGGTCCGTCGCGAGGGACGGACGCGGCGGCTTTCGCATCGGGGTGCCGTCGCGGTTGGTGAAAGGCATCGTGCATTTAAGCAAGCCAAAGCCGGCCGCGACCAAGTCCGCACCGGTATAGACGGCGAGAACTCCGGGCGTTTCCCGCGCTGCCTTGGTATCGATGCCACGGATGATGCCGTGGGCATAGCGGCTGCGCACGATTGAGGCATAGGCTTGATTTGGCAAATTGATATCGTCGGTATAGCGCCCTTGACCCTGCAGGAGTTGAGCGTCTTCTTTTCTCGGCAACCGCTGGCCGATCTCAACTTTCTCCACTGTCGGGTTTTTCCTATCGATCCGAACACTCATGAACACCAC
The genomic region above belongs to Alphaproteobacteria bacterium and contains:
- a CDS encoding dihydrodipicolinate synthase family protein, translating into LHKSHPEQVIGLKDSSGDLAFSAELARRLPTLDVFPSAEGALAKALDHRFAGCISATVNITAPFAAEGWKRLGTPASAKSIADASAIREALSTLPIISSTKWALADLYGDASWHRLAPPLRTLTAAEQAALRTALAKTRYPELTR
- a CDS encoding xanthine dehydrogenase family protein molybdopterin-binding subunit, which gives rise to MSVRIDRKNPTVEKVEIGQRLPRKEDAQLLQGQGRYTDDINLPNQAYASIVRSRYAHGIIRGIDTKAARETPGVLAVYTGADLVAAGFGLLKCTMPFTNRDGTPMRKPPRPSLATDRVRFVGDPIAFAVAESPSQAKDAAEAVTVDIDPLPAVTDVHAAAEPGAPLLYDDLPTNVVLDYLYGDPEKVAAAFASAAHVTRLSLINNRLVVCAMEPRSAVGEYDRAADRWTLHVGCQGVHGLKMQLAGDILGVPPEKVRVLTGNVGGSFGMKASAYPEYTCLFHAARELGRPIKWTDERSESFLSDQHGRAHDVTAELALDAAGNFLAVRLTSYADMGGYLATVAPLMPTVNFVKNTVSVYKTPLIEVATKCVLTNTTPVSAYRGAGRPESNYFMERLVDSAAAELGMDRIELRRRNHIKPAEMPYKAPSGMVYDGGDFTAILDRAVVTSDWAGFEARRIDSRRRGKLRGRGIGNYLEVTAPQGKEMGGIRFEDDGSVTIITGTLDYGQGHATPFAQVMSQRLGIPFDRIRLLQGDSDELLVGGGTGGSKSMATSGTAIVEAGEKVIAQGKAIAAFVLEAAVVDIEFADGRFTIAGTDRSIGLMELAEKLRAGLALPDELPRTLDVRHVSDGVASVFPNGCHVAEVEIDPDTGVAEVVKYTMVNDFGTIINPMLVEGQAHGGVVQGIGQALMERTVYDSDGQLLSGSYMDYALPRASDTPSFQFASHPVPAKTNVLGVKGCGEAGCAGALPSVMNAVVDALSGFKIRHIDMPATPERIWQAIGNARRAG
- a CDS encoding acetolactate synthase large subunit, encoding MNGAESLVRTLVAGGVDVCFTNPGTSEMHFVAALDKVDGMRCILCLFEGGATGAADGYARMAEKPGSTLLHLGPGLGNGIANLHNAKRAQTPMVNIVGEHATYHRAYDAPLTSDIEGLARPVSGWVRTAMDSRIVASDGAAAIAAARTPPGQVATLILPADTAWNPGNGIAAVPEVAPEMAVDGATIDAAARILRSGEPSLILLGGKALRAEALGLAGRIAAKTGARLMAPTSNARMARGAGRTALDRVPYPVDQALTVLKEFRHVILVSARPPVAFFGYPGKPSVLTPPGCDIQTLATAHHDVRAALVALADAVGAAKVPPPVGDAVRPAVPTGGAIAPDAVAAALGSLLPEDAIVCDESVTTGRGFFPQTRAAPPHDWLQLTGGAIGLGIPLATGAAVACPGRKVISLEADGSGMYTLQALWTQARYGLNVLTLIWANRSYAILRGELASVGAQNPGPKALDMLSLGNPDLNWVQLAKGMGVEARRATTVDELVSTFRAGVAAEGPFLVEVMI
- a CDS encoding CoA transferase, with amino-acid sequence MIAGSAALSRFTVLDLTRVRAGPTAVRQLADWGARVIKIEAPASIESDGDMGGPRHGSDFQNLHRNKRSMVLNLREPEGVEVLRKLVLRADVVVENYRPDVKTRLGIDYESLKAINKRIVYASISGFGQDGPYAVRPGFDQIAQGMGGLMSVTGLPGQGPVRVGIPVADLSAGLYCAIGILVALLEREASGEGQWVRTSLLEAQIAMLDFQATRWLIGQEVPAQAGNDHPTSIPTGVFPTADGHINVAASGDRIWLRFCAALEADELGEHPDYATDDARSKNRAALNEAIAERMRRRPSREWIAAFNKAGVPCGPIYRIDEMFSDPQVAHLGMVAHVEHGKLGPLDLVRNAASLSRTPSRIEAASPERGEHTDEILAEFGFDRSSIAALRQKGIV
- a CDS encoding enoyl-CoA hydratase, producing the protein MTSAKITARHDGAIGWLVIDNPERRNAVTYEMWAAIPEALEGFARDFAIRAIVVTGSGEEAFASGADISEFAERRATPEAVAHYNATTTHAHAALIEIAKPTIAMIHGFCIGGGLALALCCDIRMAAEGSRFGVPAARLGLGYRYDGVKRLVDLVGPAYAREIFFTARRFDAKEALQMGLVNAVLPKEALEAAVKETVDTIAANAPLTIAAAKLAIEEALKDPAERDLASVDEAVEACFKSQDYIEGRQAFVEKRRPKFRGV